The genome window CAGCAGACCGAGAACCTGCTGCGAGGCGGGTACATGGTCGACGCCGCCGCGCACCTGGATGAGCCCTGGCATCCCACCGTCGGCCACGTGCAAGACGGCCAGGGCGACCCCGACCCGTGGGGCAAGCGCCGAATCGACCTCATCCTCGCCAGCCGCCCCGTCGCCCCCGCCCTGACGGCGTACGGGATCCACGGCAGCACCGCCGCGCGGGCCGCATCCGACCACCTGATGCCGTGGATCACCGTCGACCCCTCCCGGATACAGAAAGGACACTGGTGAGACGTTTCCTGAGCGAGACCCGGCTGTGGGAGCCCGACGCCCGAGGCGACCGGGTCAAAGCGCATGTGCTGTGGCTTCCGCACCGCCAACCCCAGGTTTTGGCCTACTTCGCGCGGCTCAGGGCCATCCTCGCCCGCTACCCCGACGTCATCACCCCGGTCGCCGACGCGGACCTGCACATGACCCTCCAGAAGATCGACACGCACGACATTCACGGTGAGCCCGTCACCTGCACGCGCCTCCACGCCGCAGCCGACGCGCTCCGCGCGGAACTGGCATCTCTG of Streptomyces phaeolivaceus contains these proteins:
- a CDS encoding 2'-5' RNA ligase family protein — protein: MRRFLSETRLWEPDARGDRVKAHVLWLPHRQPQVLAYFARLRAILARYPDVITPVADADLHMTLQKIDTHDIHGEPVTCTRLHAAADALRAELASLEPFGIEIGPARASGSAAVVEIWPEPSPQDLYDRVRAGLLTAGLSLPQAERPYWCHMTGGYGKPRELHQMRAFVLVA